The Chloroflexota bacterium genome window below encodes:
- the atpG gene encoding ATP synthase F1 subunit gamma has protein sequence MPSLKDIRSRIGSVRNIAQITRAMEMVAASRMKRAQDSILAARPYATELEDTLRRVAGAQGLTEDVDPLLARRPVRRVAMIVITTDRGLAGSLNANATRAVLRWVTERASSGGNQIEIDAITVGRKGRDALRRAGVPIAAHFTQLGDRPSFADVTPIARLVTADFLAESYDEIDIAYSTFVSTLAQKPQIDRLLPVERPEMGEEHERTNDEYLFEPSPEAVLSRLLPHYVAIGIYRAVLENNASEQSARMIAMRNSTDNANELIDDLTLVYNKTRQATITREMIEIASGAEALG, from the coding sequence ATGCCAAGCCTGAAGGACATCCGCAGCCGGATCGGATCGGTCCGGAACATCGCCCAGATCACCCGGGCGATGGAGATGGTCGCTGCGTCTCGCATGAAGCGGGCGCAGGACTCCATCCTGGCCGCGCGTCCCTACGCCACCGAGCTGGAGGACACACTCCGGCGGGTCGCCGGCGCCCAGGGCCTGACCGAGGACGTGGATCCTCTCCTCGCGCGTCGGCCCGTACGGCGGGTGGCGATGATCGTGATCACGACCGACCGCGGCCTGGCAGGGTCGCTCAACGCGAATGCCACCCGCGCCGTCCTGCGTTGGGTCACGGAGCGCGCCTCAAGCGGCGGCAACCAGATCGAGATCGACGCGATCACCGTGGGCCGCAAGGGACGGGATGCCCTGCGGCGAGCAGGCGTACCGATCGCGGCGCACTTCACCCAGCTCGGCGATCGGCCATCGTTCGCCGATGTGACACCGATCGCGCGCCTCGTGACCGCGGACTTCCTGGCGGAGAGCTACGACGAGATCGACATCGCCTACAGCACCTTCGTGTCGACCCTCGCCCAGAAGCCGCAGATCGATCGGCTGCTGCCGGTCGAACGACCCGAGATGGGCGAGGAGCACGAGCGCACGAATGACGAGTACCTGTTCGAGCCGTCGCCGGAGGCGGTGCTGAGCCGCCTCCTGCCGCACTACGTCGCCATCGGCATCTATCGCGCCGTGCTCGAGAACAACGCATCGGAGCAGTCGGCACGCATGATCGCCATGCGGAACTCGACTGACAACGCGAACGAGCTGATCGACGACCTGACGCTGGTCTACAACAAGACGCGCCAGGCAACCATCACCCGCGAGATGATCGAGATCGCCTCCGGTGCGGAAGCGCTCGGCTAG
- the atpD gene encoding F0F1 ATP synthase subunit beta, translating into MATGKVIQITGPVIDVEFPPGDLPDIYNALEIKRPTKAGQKGDDATLVVEVQQHLGNNWVRAVAMSTTDGLARGLDAVDTGAPITVPVGESTLGRVFDVLGHPIDGKGPVKAEKFLPIHRDPPPFDQMETEAQVFETGIKVIDLIAPFRRGGKVGVFGGAGTGKTVIIQELIRNIAAEHGGYSVFAGVGERSREGNDLLGEMTESGVIDKTVMVFGQMNEPPGARQRVGLTALAMAEYFRDEEGRDILLFIDNIFRFTQAGSEVSALLGRMPSAVGYQPTLATEMGDLQERITSTKKGSITSLQAIFVPADDYTDPAPATTFAHLDSTIRLERSIVELGIYPAVDPLTSTSTVLDRRIVGDEHFEVSREVQRTLQRYKDLQDIIAILGMDELSEEDKVSVSRARRLQRFMSQPFFVAEQFTGRSGAYVELKETVRGFREILEGKYDQLPEQAFFMAGKIEDVVANAEQMG; encoded by the coding sequence ATGGCGACCGGTAAGGTGATCCAGATCACGGGCCCCGTGATCGACGTCGAGTTCCCGCCCGGCGACCTGCCCGACATCTACAACGCGCTCGAGATCAAGCGCCCGACGAAGGCAGGCCAGAAGGGCGACGACGCCACGCTGGTGGTCGAGGTGCAGCAGCACCTCGGCAACAACTGGGTGCGAGCGGTCGCGATGTCGACGACCGACGGGCTGGCTCGCGGGCTCGACGCCGTCGACACGGGCGCTCCCATCACCGTGCCCGTCGGCGAATCCACCCTCGGACGCGTGTTCGACGTCCTGGGCCATCCGATTGACGGCAAGGGCCCCGTCAAGGCAGAGAAGTTCCTGCCGATCCACCGCGACCCGCCGCCGTTCGACCAGATGGAGACAGAGGCGCAGGTCTTCGAGACCGGCATCAAGGTCATCGACCTGATCGCCCCATTCCGGCGGGGCGGCAAGGTGGGCGTCTTCGGCGGAGCCGGCACCGGCAAGACGGTCATCATCCAGGAGTTGATCCGCAACATCGCCGCGGAGCACGGCGGGTACTCGGTGTTCGCCGGCGTCGGCGAGCGCTCGCGCGAGGGGAACGACCTGCTCGGCGAGATGACCGAATCGGGCGTGATCGACAAGACGGTCATGGTCTTCGGCCAGATGAACGAGCCGCCAGGCGCGCGACAGCGCGTTGGCCTGACGGCGCTCGCCATGGCCGAGTACTTCCGCGACGAGGAGGGGCGCGACATCCTCCTCTTCATCGACAACATCTTCCGGTTCACGCAGGCGGGCTCTGAGGTTTCGGCACTCCTGGGCCGCATGCCCTCGGCGGTGGGCTACCAGCCGACGCTGGCCACCGAGATGGGCGACCTCCAGGAGCGGATCACCTCGACCAAGAAGGGCTCGATCACGTCGCTGCAGGCAATCTTCGTGCCCGCCGACGACTACACCGATCCGGCGCCGGCAACCACCTTCGCGCACCTCGACTCCACGATTCGCCTCGAGCGCTCGATCGTGGAGCTGGGCATCTACCCCGCCGTCGACCCGCTGACCTCGACCTCGACCGTGCTCGATCGTCGCATCGTGGGGGACGAGCATTTCGAGGTCTCGCGGGAGGTGCAGCGGACGCTCCAGCGCTACAAGGACCTGCAGGACATCATCGCCATCCTCGGCATGGATGAGCTGTCGGAGGAGGACAAGGTCTCCGTCTCGCGGGCTCGTCGCCTGCAGCGCTTCATGAGCCAGCCGTTCTTCGTGGCCGAGCAGTTCACCGGGCGCTCAGGCGCCTATGTGGAGCTCAAGGAGACGGTGCGCGGCTTCCGCGAGATCCTGGAGGGCAAGTACGACCAGCTCCCCGAGCAGGCCTTCTTCATGGCCGGCAAGATCGAGGACGTGGTCGCGAATGCGGAGCAGATGGGCTGA
- a CDS encoding F0F1 ATP synthase subunit epsilon has translation MPLKLEIVSPERMVYDDDVDMVIVPGRNGQLGILPHHTPLISSLGVGELRIKKGGSEESMLISGGFVEVRPDKVIVMADLAEHSDEIDEAKAIEARKRAESELEQSKDPVDIARVRAALQTALMRERIATRRRSRG, from the coding sequence ATGCCGCTCAAGCTGGAGATCGTCAGCCCCGAGCGGATGGTCTACGACGACGACGTCGACATGGTCATCGTGCCGGGCCGCAACGGTCAGCTCGGCATCCTGCCGCACCACACGCCGCTGATCAGCTCGCTCGGCGTTGGGGAGCTGCGGATCAAGAAGGGCGGGAGCGAGGAGTCGATGCTCATCAGCGGCGGGTTCGTTGAGGTGCGGCCGGACAAGGTCATCGTGATGGCCGACCTAGCGGAGCACTCTGACGAGATCGACGAGGCCAAGGCCATCGAGGCGCGCAAGCGCGCCGAGTCGGAGCTTGAGCAGTCCAAGGACCCGGTCGACATCGCCCGCGTACGTGCCGCTCTCCAGACCGCCTTGATGCGGGAGCGGATCGCCACCCGCCGGCGCTCGCGGGGCTGA
- the murA gene encoding UDP-N-acetylglucosamine 1-carboxyvinyltransferase, with product MQKFIVTGGVPLRGEVRIAGAKNAVLKMMAAAVLTDDRCVLRNVPRISDVQILRGAMTDIGFSVSPLEGDGLEITAAHADWLFVPLEAARKMRSSFILLGPLLTRFGRVIISNPGGDRIGRRPVDLHVEAMQALGAEIEYKNGYYFAQAPRGLRAARIAFPYVTVMGTENAMLAATLARGSTVIENAAQEPEVDDLVAMLQAMGAKIERTAPHRLEIEGVDRLRGVEHRVLGDRLEAGTFAMAAAVTGGEITVRGVDPTHLSAFTDLLTGMGISTETFEEDGGGLRVRGGDGIQPADVETQPYPGFPTDLQAPLSVLMTQADGVSTIHETIYEDRLDYTTELVKMGAVIEVLDERHARIAGPTPLHGREVEIADLRAGATLILAALAAAETSVISGVEHVDRGYEAIESKLVDLGAQITRIDA from the coding sequence ATGCAGAAGTTCATCGTGACCGGCGGCGTGCCGCTCCGCGGCGAGGTGCGGATCGCCGGCGCCAAGAACGCGGTCCTCAAGATGATGGCCGCTGCCGTCCTGACGGACGATCGCTGCGTCCTGCGCAACGTGCCGCGCATCAGCGACGTGCAGATCCTGCGCGGGGCCATGACCGACATCGGCTTCTCGGTCAGCCCGCTCGAGGGCGACGGCCTGGAGATCACCGCCGCCCATGCCGATTGGCTCTTCGTTCCGCTCGAGGCGGCGAGGAAGATGCGCTCGTCGTTCATCCTGCTCGGCCCGCTCCTCACCCGCTTCGGGCGCGTGATCATCAGCAACCCGGGTGGCGACCGGATCGGGAGGCGCCCCGTGGACCTCCATGTCGAGGCCATGCAGGCCCTGGGAGCCGAGATCGAATACAAGAACGGCTACTACTTCGCCCAGGCGCCGCGCGGGCTGCGAGCCGCGCGCATCGCGTTCCCGTACGTGACCGTGATGGGGACCGAGAACGCGATGCTGGCCGCCACCCTGGCCCGCGGCAGCACCGTCATCGAGAACGCCGCCCAGGAGCCGGAGGTCGACGACCTGGTGGCGATGCTGCAGGCCATGGGGGCGAAGATCGAACGGACTGCTCCACATCGGCTGGAGATCGAAGGGGTGGACCGGCTGCGCGGAGTCGAGCACCGCGTCCTCGGCGACCGGCTGGAGGCAGGCACCTTCGCCATGGCCGCGGCGGTGACCGGCGGCGAGATCACCGTGCGCGGCGTCGACCCGACACACCTCTCCGCCTTCACCGATCTGCTGACGGGCATGGGCATTTCGACCGAGACCTTCGAGGAGGATGGCGGCGGGCTGCGCGTGCGCGGAGGCGACGGGATTCAACCGGCCGATGTCGAGACTCAGCCGTACCCGGGCTTCCCGACGGATCTCCAGGCCCCGTTGTCCGTGCTCATGACGCAGGCCGATGGCGTCTCGACCATCCACGAGACGATCTACGAGGACCGGCTCGACTACACGACCGAGCTGGTCAAGATGGGGGCGGTGATCGAGGTGCTCGACGAGCGCCACGCGCGCATCGCCGGGCCGACCCCGCTGCACGGTCGCGAGGTGGAGATCGCCGACCTGCGAGCCGGCGCGACGCTCATCCTCGCCGCACTGGCGGCCGCCGAGACCAGCGTGATCTCGGGGGTCGAGCACGTCGACCGTGGCTACGAGGCGATCGAGTCCAAGCTCGTCGACCTCGGCGCCCAGATCACACGAATTGACGCGTAG
- a CDS encoding YdeI/OmpD-associated family protein, which produces MSGTHRFTAELEAGRGGGAMVLVPPEVATALGGLRQMRVVGIVNGVPYQSSVMPYGGRGLSVAEAKRPETRERRLAAAMERLGSQ; this is translated from the coding sequence GTGTCGGGCACCCATCGGTTCACGGCGGAGCTGGAGGCAGGGCGTGGCGGCGGCGCCATGGTCCTCGTGCCGCCGGAGGTCGCGACCGCCCTTGGGGGTCTCAGGCAGATGCGCGTCGTCGGGATCGTCAACGGGGTGCCGTACCAGAGCAGCGTGATGCCTTACGGCGGGCGGGGGCTGTCTGTCGCCGAGGCGAAGCGGCCTGAGACCCGCGAACGGCGGCTGGCCGCCGCGATGGAGCGCCTCGGGTCACAATGA
- a CDS encoding rod shape-determining protein, with protein MKIGIDLGTANILVYVQGKGVVLNEPSVVAINDDDNRLVAVGEEAREMIGRTPGNVRAIRPMRDGVIADYLITEAMLRYVINKVSRVRLFKPDVMISVPSGVTSVEKRAVRDAAMKAGARDAYLIDEPLAAAIGAGVPISGPSGNMIVDIGGGTTEIAVIALGGIVVADSVRVGGTKIDEAIANYIRRKYNLMVGERTAEEVKIGIGSALALDEPMQMEVKGRDMIAGLPRTIPITSGEVTEAIEAPLAQIITAVRNVLEQTPPELSSDIIDKGMVMTGGGSLLRNIDALLTQVTGIPCHVADNALNSVAVGTGLALEHFDQFRKSLVRGS; from the coding sequence ATGAAGATCGGGATCGACCTCGGAACGGCGAACATCCTCGTCTACGTGCAGGGCAAGGGGGTCGTCCTCAACGAGCCGAGCGTGGTCGCCATCAACGACGATGACAACCGGCTGGTGGCGGTCGGCGAAGAGGCGCGCGAGATGATCGGGCGCACCCCCGGCAACGTGCGTGCCATCCGCCCCATGCGTGACGGTGTCATCGCCGACTACCTGATCACCGAGGCGATGCTGCGCTACGTGATCAACAAGGTCTCCCGCGTCCGCCTCTTCAAGCCCGACGTCATGATCAGCGTCCCGTCCGGGGTCACCAGCGTTGAAAAGCGGGCTGTGCGCGACGCGGCCATGAAGGCCGGAGCGCGCGACGCCTACCTGATCGACGAGCCGCTGGCCGCCGCCATCGGCGCCGGCGTTCCGATCTCGGGGCCCTCGGGGAACATGATCGTGGACATCGGCGGCGGCACGACCGAGATCGCCGTGATCGCGCTGGGGGGCATCGTGGTGGCGGATTCTGTGCGGGTCGGCGGCACCAAGATCGACGAGGCGATCGCGAATTACATACGCCGTAAGTACAACCTCATGGTCGGCGAACGGACCGCCGAGGAGGTCAAGATCGGCATCGGCTCAGCCCTGGCGCTTGACGAGCCGATGCAGATGGAGGTCAAGGGGCGCGACATGATCGCCGGCCTGCCACGCACCATCCCGATCACCTCCGGCGAGGTGACCGAGGCGATCGAGGCGCCGCTGGCCCAGATCATCACCGCCGTGCGCAACGTGCTGGAGCAGACGCCGCCGGAGCTGTCGAGCGACATCATCGACAAGGGAATGGTGATGACCGGCGGCGGGTCGCTGCTGCGAAACATCGACGCCCTGCTCACCCAGGTGACGGGTATCCCATGTCACGTGGCCGATAACGCACTGAACTCGGTCGCGGTCGGGACGGGGCTCGCGCTCGAGCACTTCGACCAGTTCCGCAAGAGCCTGGTACGGGGCTCGTGA
- a CDS encoding PHP domain-containing protein — protein sequence MTVAAPASIAAGADVEAGPIAAASRRALAFADFHIHTRYSRDSLLTEDRLIRLAMERGLTHIAVTNHNNVEGAIAVRDRVLAQGFEDRLHIVLGEEVSTADGEVVGIFLTSTIAPGSTAEETADEIHAQGGLVSIPHPYDPFRRSHIREAPLLRLADAGKIDAIEVFNSRVTLARHNEQAADLAARYGIPGIACSDAHSGLEVAMSFNALPAFETADELRVALRENEWHGTRSTKLIHATTRWAVWSKALRKRLGR from the coding sequence GTGACCGTCGCCGCGCCGGCCTCGATCGCGGCAGGAGCCGATGTCGAGGCCGGGCCCATCGCAGCGGCCAGCCGCCGTGCGCTGGCCTTCGCCGATTTCCACATCCACACGCGATACAGCAGGGATTCGCTCCTCACCGAGGATCGCCTTATCCGCCTCGCCATGGAGCGCGGCCTGACGCACATCGCCGTCACCAACCACAACAACGTCGAGGGCGCGATCGCCGTCAGGGATCGGGTGCTGGCGCAGGGGTTCGAGGACCGGCTGCACATCGTGCTCGGGGAGGAGGTCTCAACCGCCGACGGCGAGGTGGTGGGGATCTTTCTGACCAGCACGATCGCGCCGGGCTCGACGGCCGAGGAGACGGCCGACGAGATCCACGCGCAGGGTGGATTGGTGTCGATCCCACATCCCTACGACCCCTTCCGCCGGTCGCACATCCGGGAGGCTCCGCTGCTGCGGCTCGCCGACGCCGGAAAGATCGATGCGATCGAGGTCTTCAACAGCCGCGTCACCCTGGCCCGGCACAACGAGCAGGCTGCGGATCTCGCGGCTCGCTACGGGATCCCGGGGATCGCCTGCTCGGACGCCCATTCCGGGCTCGAGGTCGCGATGAGCTTCAACGCGCTGCCCGCCTTTGAGACCGCCGACGAGCTGCGAGTCGCGCTGCGCGAGAACGAATGGCACGGCACTCGCTCTACCAAGCTGATCCACGCCACGACGCGCTGGGCGGTCTGGTCGAAGGCCCTGCGCAAACGGCTTGGGCGTTGA
- a CDS encoding lysylphosphatidylglycerol synthase transmembrane domain-containing protein, whose product MSGEGHQAGQREHGHSLYEPGEFLGAPPEEAIPEREVSLARRFLNLRTIGSIVFGVAMLVLLFRVVLNIDLGETWSQISSANPLFLLLATLAYYATFPLRGLRWRFVLGRVGTHIGRRDATEILFLSWFVNCLVPAKLGDLYRAYLLKGNYGGSISRTVGTIFIERIADIVVIFTLALAAGFWSFRGRSRPEIDALFLAGFAVAAILVVLVIGLNYFGGHLTRFLPERVADLYQRFHEGSTGALTVRSVPVIGALTTVIWLFEGLRLFFVIRALELPDANLGISASLFVALAGSLLTAIPLTPAGVGFVEAGIVGLLTLYGVVGEPAVAVALTDRAISILTVILLGGILYAFSAKVRRAHAGSSGAEAARA is encoded by the coding sequence TTGAGCGGCGAGGGCCACCAGGCTGGCCAACGCGAGCACGGCCACTCGCTGTACGAGCCGGGCGAATTCCTTGGCGCACCCCCCGAGGAGGCGATCCCCGAGCGCGAGGTAAGCCTGGCGCGGCGCTTCCTCAACCTGCGGACGATCGGCTCGATCGTCTTCGGCGTGGCGATGCTGGTCCTCCTCTTCAGGGTGGTCCTGAACATCGACCTCGGGGAGACCTGGAGCCAGATCTCCTCCGCGAACCCGCTCTTCCTGCTGCTGGCGACGCTGGCCTATTACGCGACATTCCCGCTGCGAGGGCTCCGCTGGCGCTTCGTCCTCGGTCGCGTGGGGACGCACATCGGGCGGCGGGATGCCACCGAGATCCTGTTTCTCAGCTGGTTCGTGAACTGCCTCGTGCCGGCGAAGCTGGGCGACCTGTACCGCGCATATCTGCTGAAGGGCAACTACGGCGGCTCCATCTCGCGCACGGTCGGCACGATCTTCATCGAGCGGATTGCCGATATCGTGGTCATCTTCACGCTCGCCCTGGCGGCGGGCTTCTGGAGCTTCCGAGGGCGTTCGCGGCCCGAGATCGATGCGCTCTTCCTGGCCGGCTTCGCAGTGGCGGCGATCCTGGTCGTGCTGGTGATCGGCCTGAACTACTTCGGGGGGCACCTGACGCGCTTCCTCCCGGAGCGCGTGGCCGACCTCTACCAGCGCTTCCACGAGGGGAGCACCGGTGCCCTCACCGTCCGCAGCGTGCCGGTGATCGGCGCCCTGACCACGGTGATCTGGCTCTTCGAAGGGCTGCGCCTGTTCTTCGTGATCCGCGCCCTGGAGCTCCCTGACGCGAACCTGGGGATCAGCGCGTCGCTCTTCGTGGCGCTCGCCGGATCACTCCTGACGGCCATCCCGCTCACCCCTGCCGGTGTCGGCTTCGTGGAGGCCGGGATCGTCGGCCTGCTGACGCTGTACGGCGTGGTCGGCGAGCCCGCGGTGGCGGTCGCGCTCACGGATCGGGCCATCAGCATCCTGACCGTGATCCTGCTCGGCGGCATCCTGTACGCCTTCTCCGCAAAGGTCCGCCGTGCGCACGCCGGCAGCTCCGGTGCGGAGGCCGCACGAGCCTGA
- a CDS encoding helix-turn-helix transcriptional regulator, with amino-acid sequence MTLQTPRSFNSWLRGQLKEKKMSQRQLALQSGVDHSTISRLIKGDRMPSLGTATKLARGLREIREESDGPAYFATQGARQLQPTARVEYALRGDDLLSEADVRGLMQTYIALRGRRLRDDTNGAEPDLANGNGNGYRT; translated from the coding sequence ATGACGCTCCAGACTCCGCGGTCGTTCAACAGCTGGCTGCGAGGCCAGCTGAAGGAAAAGAAGATGAGCCAGCGCCAGCTGGCCCTGCAGTCGGGGGTCGATCACTCGACCATCTCCCGGCTCATCAAGGGCGACCGGATGCCGTCGCTGGGCACTGCCACCAAGCTGGCCCGCGGCCTGCGCGAGATCCGGGAGGAGTCCGACGGCCCCGCCTATTTCGCAACGCAGGGCGCCCGGCAGCTGCAGCCCACGGCGAGGGTCGAGTATGCGCTGCGCGGGGACGATCTCCTCTCGGAGGCCGATGTTCGCGGCCTGATGCAGACCTACATCGCGCTCCGAGGACGGCGGCTGCGAGACGACACGAACGGTGCAGAGCCCGACCTCGCCAACGGCAACGGGAACGGCTACCGCACCTAG
- a CDS encoding deoxyribonuclease IV, which yields MAGTLARRQPRRRLTWPAEAPRVGIHLGVAGGLLKAARRARQIGATALQIFSDNPTAWRRRPEPPADAAAFVAFCAREGIAPVAIHASYLINLAGSAQPFARQSVEGLKYEMQRAPAYGATLVNTHIGSHRGDGRGRGVARLAASVSEVLAGSPAGVRLVLENSAGGGDTLGDTLEELAAILDAVTAGEGRQLVFCLDTAHLWGAGYDISTASGATAVLDRFDQLIGLDRLALVHLNDSRSQLGSRGDRHEHIGAGRIGAAGLAAFLRDPRLPGRTALVMETPGVDEGFDAVNMRRSWLLYGGADTLAVLPARAFRTSRASTRGAGRS from the coding sequence ATGGCCGGCACCCTAGCACGACGCCAGCCGCGCCGCCGTCTCACGTGGCCGGCCGAAGCACCGCGCGTCGGGATCCACCTGGGGGTCGCCGGCGGCCTGCTGAAGGCCGCGCGCCGGGCACGACAGATCGGGGCGACCGCCCTCCAGATCTTCAGCGACAACCCGACCGCGTGGCGCCGCCGCCCCGAACCACCAGCCGATGCCGCCGCATTCGTCGCCTTCTGCGCTCGTGAGGGGATCGCTCCGGTCGCCATTCACGCCAGCTACCTGATCAACCTGGCCGGATCGGCCCAGCCCTTTGCGCGCCAGTCGGTCGAAGGCCTCAAGTACGAGATGCAGCGCGCTCCAGCCTATGGCGCGACGCTCGTGAACACGCATATCGGATCCCATCGTGGCGACGGGCGAGGGCGCGGCGTCGCGCGCCTGGCCGCCAGTGTCTCCGAGGTGCTGGCCGGCTCGCCCGCGGGGGTACGGCTCGTGCTCGAGAACTCCGCGGGCGGCGGCGACACCCTTGGGGACACGCTCGAGGAGCTGGCCGCCATCCTGGACGCCGTGACGGCCGGCGAAGGCCGACAGTTGGTTTTCTGCCTAGACACGGCGCACCTGTGGGGCGCCGGGTACGACATCTCGACGGCGAGCGGTGCCACCGCGGTGCTCGATCGATTCGATCAGCTGATCGGGCTCGATCGGCTGGCGCTGGTTCACCTGAACGACTCGCGATCGCAGCTGGGGTCACGCGGGGACCGCCACGAGCACATCGGGGCGGGGAGGATCGGAGCGGCCGGCCTGGCGGCCTTCCTGCGCGATCCGCGCCTGCCCGGGCGAACGGCCCTGGTGATGGAGACCCCTGGTGTGGACGAGGGCTTCGACGCGGTCAACATGCGCCGCAGCTGGCTGCTCTATGGGGGTGCGGACACGCTCGCGGTCCTTCCGGCCCGGGCCTTTAGGACCTCTCGAGCATCGACGCGAGGAGCCGGCAGGAGCTAG
- the raiA gene encoding ribosome-associated translation inhibitor RaiA has product MRTTVNSRNLELTDELRAQIDRKLHRLERITHPDADATVELLVHASRAAETSHVAEVSLVNNGTVIRSVGAGPSMSAALDSLVDRLERQVVRARERPRSVRDRAEEGLQGRSNPSETPAGEADAEASGVPRVVEIKRYDMTPMFEEDAILRMDELGHAFFVFLNAETDRIGVVYRRGDGAYGMIDPVVERSGRAS; this is encoded by the coding sequence ATGAGGACCACCGTGAACTCGCGCAACCTCGAGCTGACGGACGAGTTGCGCGCCCAGATCGACCGCAAGCTGCATCGCCTTGAGCGGATCACGCACCCGGACGCCGATGCCACCGTGGAGCTGCTCGTCCACGCCTCGCGTGCCGCGGAAACCTCCCACGTGGCCGAGGTGAGCCTCGTCAACAACGGGACGGTCATCCGCTCCGTCGGCGCCGGCCCGAGCATGAGCGCGGCACTCGACAGCCTGGTCGATCGACTCGAGCGACAGGTGGTCCGCGCCCGCGAACGCCCGCGGAGTGTCCGTGATCGCGCGGAGGAGGGCCTGCAGGGCCGATCCAACCCTTCGGAGACGCCTGCTGGCGAAGCCGATGCAGAGGCATCCGGCGTGCCCCGCGTGGTCGAGATCAAGCGCTACGACATGACGCCGATGTTCGAGGAGGACGCCATCCTGCGCATGGACGAGCTTGGCCATGCCTTCTTTGTCTTCCTCAACGCGGAGACTGATCGCATCGGGGTGGTCTACCGCCGTGGCGACGGCGCCTACGGCATGATCGATCCGGTGGTCGAGCGCTCCGGGAGGGCCAGCTGA
- a CDS encoding ComF family protein translates to MRLLDLLLPPACAGCGRFGHLVCNDCVRRFRAASTPDDRFVASDPGTLVGDALELAKTAFVHGGTLRRALQRLKYGGSGSIAVPLAQAAAPALEALTRVCGPLPLVPVPVHEARLRQRGYNQAALLADALGAEAGLPVLDILERRRATARQHGLGKAARLHNLRGAFALRDGDRTPPHLILVDDILTTSATLESCAQVLRDAGASSVYGFAVAREV, encoded by the coding sequence ATGCGCCTGCTGGACCTGCTCCTCCCGCCGGCGTGCGCGGGCTGCGGCCGATTCGGCCACCTCGTGTGCAACGACTGCGTGAGGCGGTTTCGCGCGGCGTCCACGCCCGACGACCGGTTCGTGGCATCGGATCCCGGGACGCTGGTTGGCGACGCGCTCGAGCTGGCGAAAACGGCATTCGTGCATGGCGGAACTCTGCGACGGGCCCTGCAGCGGCTCAAGTACGGTGGCAGTGGCAGCATTGCTGTTCCGCTGGCACAGGCCGCAGCGCCCGCCCTGGAGGCCCTGACGCGGGTCTGCGGGCCGCTTCCGCTCGTCCCGGTGCCGGTCCACGAGGCGCGCCTGCGCCAGCGTGGCTACAACCAGGCAGCTCTTCTCGCCGATGCGCTGGGCGCCGAGGCCGGGCTGCCCGTGCTCGATATCCTCGAACGCCGCAGGGCCACCGCCCGCCAGCACGGCCTGGGGAAGGCGGCTCGACTGCACAACCTGCGGGGCGCGTTCGCGCTGCGCGATGGGGATCGGACTCCGCCGCACCTCATCCTGGTCGACGACATCCTCACGACCTCGGCGACCCTGGAGTCCTGCGCGCAGGTCCTCCGCGACGCGGGAGCGTCCTCGGTCTACGGCTTCGCGGTCGCCCGGGAGGTCTGA